From a single Nematostella vectensis chromosome 3, jaNemVect1.1, whole genome shotgun sequence genomic region:
- the LOC5510074 gene encoding BET1 homolog isoform X2, whose protein sequence is MRRTNNYYGNDNGMGQPQRSDQMLEEENDRLTESLSGKVKALKSLSIDIGHEVRTQNKLLQEMDDDFDTSGSLLSATMGRLSALTKKGHHKVMCYMILFCFFVFLVAWYFVRRR, encoded by the exons ATGAGACGGACAAACA ATTACTACGGGAACGACAACGGAATGGGACAACCACAAAGAAGCGATCAGATGCTAGAAGAAGAAAACGACAGACTTACAGAAAGCCTATCAGGAAAAGTGAAGGCCCTGAAATCG CTCTCAATTGATATTGGACATGAAGTTAGAACACAAAACAAGCTTTTGCAAGAAATG GATGATGACTTTGACACAAGTGGCTCCCTTTTATCTGCAACCATGGGAAGACTTTCTGCTCTCACTAAAAAAGGACATCACAAAGTCATGTGTTACATGATACTTTTctgtttctttgttttcttggtAGCATGGTACTTTGTTAGAAGAAGATGA
- the LOC5510075 gene encoding calmodulin isoform X2, which translates to MAELLSEDTIADGDGTITTKELGTVMRSLGQNPTEAELQDMINEVDADGNGIIDFPEFLTMMAKKMGEQDSDEEIREAFRVFDKDGNGFISAAELRHVMTNLGEKLTDEEVEEMIMEADIDGDGQVNYEEFVKMMSAK; encoded by the exons ATG GCAGAGTTGCTGTCCGAGGATACCATCGCAG ACGGAGATGGTACGATCACAACTAAAGAACTTGGTACAGTCATGAGGTCGCTTGGCCAGAATCCAACAGAAGCTGAGCTACAGGACATGATTAACGAGGTGGATGCTGATG GTAATGGAATCATCGACTTCCCGGAGTTTCTTACGATGATGGCAAAGAAGATGGGCGAGCAAGATAGTGACGAGGAGATCCGTGAAGCTTTCCGTGTTTTTGACAAAGACGGCAACGGTTTCATCAGCGCCGCGGAGCTCAGGCATGTCATGACTAACCTCGGCGAGAAACTCACCGATGAGGAGGTAGAGGAGATGATAATGGAAGCAGATATAGACGGTGATGGACAAGTCAATTACGAAG AATTTGTGAAAATGATGTCAGCTAAATGA
- the LOC5510049 gene encoding 2-amino-3-ketobutyrate coenzyme A ligase, mitochondrial, which yields MSSLQRVNRLFGNTGVISRHASSGNVALRKILDNDIASIKNAGLWKRERVITTPQASQIKVEGRKSKILNFCANNYLGLSSNAEVVNAAKEALMKYGNGLSSVRFICGTQDIHKTLEAKISKFHGMEDAILYACCYDANTGLFESLLTAEDAVFSDELNHASMIDGIRLCRAKKFKYKHIDVQDLEEKLKEADGARIKLIASDGVFSMDGSMAPLPEICDLADKYGALVFIDECHATGFLGDTGRGTDEYTGTRGRVDIINSTLGKALGGAAGGYTTGPSQLVQMLRQKSRPYLYSNTLPPAVVGSATKVLDMLMDGSELSKKLADNTSYFRTKMTQAGFNIKGGANGHPITPIMLGDSKLAMDFANEMLERGIYVVGIVYPTVPRGTGRIRVQLSAGHSKEEIDTCVQTFIDVGKDMGVLQ from the exons ATGTCGTCGCTTCAGCGTGTTAATCGGTTGTTTGGGAACACAG GTGTTATTTCAAGGCATGCAAGTTCAGGAAATGTTGCACTGAGGAAAATCTTAGATAATGACATTGCTTCCATCAAAAATGCCGGCTTATGGAAAAGGGAAAGAGTAATCACAACACCACAGGCTTCTCAGATCAAAGTGGAAggaagaaaaagcaaaatactgAATTTCTGTGCCAATAACTACCTTGGACTTTCT tcaaATGCAGAAGTGGTAAATGCTGCCAAAGAAGCTTTGATgaagtatggaaatggacttAGCTCTGTTAGATTTATCTGTGGAACACAG GACATTCATAAAACATTAGAGGCTAAAATATCCAAGTTCCATGGGATGGAGGATGCAATCCTGTATGCATGCTGCTACGACGCAAACACTGGACTGTTTGAAAGTCTCCTCACTGCCGAAGACGCTGTTTTCAGTGATGAGCTGAATCATGCATCTATGATAGATGGTATCAGACTTTGCAGAGCCAAAAAATTCAAGTACAAGCACATTGATGTACAAG ATCTAGAAGAAAAACTGAAGGAAGCTGATGGAGCAAGAATAAAACTTATTGCATCAGATGGTGTTTTTAGCATGGATGGATCCATGGCACCACTTCC GGAGATCTGTGATCTGGCAGATAAGTATGGTGCACTTGTTTTCATTGATGAGTGCCATGCAACTGGCTTTCTTGGTGATACTGGGAG AGGGACTGATGAGTATACAGGTACCAGAGGTCGTGTGGATATCATCAATTCAACACTTGGAAAGGCCCTTGGTGGGGCAGCTG GTGGTTACACTACCGGCCCCTCACAGCTGGTGCAGATGCTGAGGCAGAAGTCACGTCCTTACTTATACTCCAACACTCTCCCACCTGCAGTAGTGGGCAGTGCAACCAAG GTGCTGGACATGCTGATGGATGGTTCAGAACTGTCTAAGAAACTTGCAGATAACACGAGCTACTTTAGAACCAAGATGACTCAAGCAGGCTTTAATATCAAG GGAGGGGCTAATGGCCATCCAATTACACCAATAATGCTTGGTGACTCAAAACTAGCCATGGACTTTGCAAACGAAATGCTAG AGCGTGGAATATACGTAGTTGGGATTGTGTATCCTACAGTCCCTAGAG gCACAGGAAGAATTCGCGTTCAGCTCTCTGCAGGCCACAGCAAAGAAGAAATTGACACCTGTGTCCAGACATTCATTGACGTTGGTAAAGATATGGGGGTTCTCCAGTGA
- the LOC5510073 gene encoding uncharacterized protein LOC5510073, with the protein MGCGASNALPPAPPPTGKTTKDIKKRTFSQQERRGSVTAATADQGGESNHTKKSPLTESSKHVPKDDTQESSEEGREVTLYAVDLPSVISGSETTSASGRDSGYVQESLQAGGDSGYAQGSLQAMGDSKYAQGSQHVEKGVEDLETTEGKRKNDVTEILESETHYVSPENVVDSDVPDVDKLDSKLDKPDSMDPTVDNDIPDNAVDELVDSILRCVIDEYAPCPSQSEGPQANYHQGEEPPVARPPESQEQPSSDATTADTIIDSELFHLENELNQDSAPLIKTTQDFCEDKHEATKRVSIKVEGAVVKGSQNATHKFKSEDSLDAILKSMDIKPEAPTQKLHMDSDIVVESVQDVSLPGASDTTVTKSSLMVPTGFSFSTYSQDTPCRSGRTSPHLCGSFEERSARLEKFFNEELDVHPSVRSVRSATLRDALSGQFDKLVEEREDSGEDDEETGCVLNVYDRASKHDDHLCWGDPPPNIPRDDGPQDKQTLKTPQNDDQKDQPTGDVTINLTITSAEQKTEESSGSNAQVIGSGAKLYVATDPSNQLGDISKPSNQKNDVDPGNQQNDVNQENVGPSNQQNDVDQGNAVGLSNQQNKVDPSNQQNDVESSNQQNEVDLSNQQSNVNQINDVGFSNQQNDVDPSNQQNNVNFCDEQHDNETSIKPKIIEPTNRKK; encoded by the exons ATGGGATGTGGGGCAAGCAACGCACTCCCACCTGCACCGCCGCCTACAG GAAAGACAACCAAGGATATAAAGAAACGTACCTTTTCCCAACAAGAGCGTAGAGGATCCGTCACCGCGGCTACAGCAGATCAGGGTGGAGAAAGCAATCACACAAAGAAGTCACCGCTAACTGAATCTTCTAAACATGTTCCCAAAGATGATACTCAAGAGAGCTCAGAAGAAGGGAGGGAAGTGACATTGTACGCAGTCGATTTGCCATCAGTTATCAGCGGCAGTGAGACAACTTCCGCTTCCGGGAGAGATAGCGGATATGTGCAGGAATCCCTGCAGGCTGGGGGAGATAGCGGGTATGCACAGGGATCCCTGCAGGCTATGGGAGATAGCAAGTATGCACAGGGATCCCAACATGTTGAGAAAGGTGTTGAAGATTTGGAGACTACGGAAGGCAAACGAAAGAATGACGTAACAGAAATACTAGAATCGGAAACACACTATGTAAGTCCAGAAAACGTAGTGGATTCAGATGTACCAGATGTCGACAAACTTGATAGTAAGTTAGATAAACCTGATAGTATGGATCCCACTGTTGACAATGATATACCAGATAATGCTGTAGATGAGCTGGTAGATTCGATCTTGAGATGTGTTATAGATGAATACGCACCGTGTCCCAGTCAAAGCGAAGGGCCACAAGCGAATTATCACCAGGGCGAGGAGCCACCTGTTGCTCGCCCGCCTGAGAGCCAAGAACAGCCATCGTCAGATGCAACAACCGCGGACACTATTATTGATAGCGAGCTATTTCATCTCGAAAACGAGCTTAATCAGGATAGTGCCCCACTAATTAAAACCACTCAAGACTTTTGTGAAGACAAGCATGAGGCAACAAAACGGGTCTCCATAAAAGTTGAAGGCGCCGTAGTGAAAGGTTCTCAAAATGCTACACATAAATTTAAGAGCGAGGACAGTCTTGACGCGATCTTGAAAAGCATGGATATCAAGCCAGAGGCTCCCACACAAAAGCTGCATATGGATAGCGACATTGTAGTGGAAAGCGTACAAGATGTTAGTCTGCCTGGCGCAAGTGATACTACAGTCACTAAGTCCAGCCTGATGGTGCCGACAGGATTCTCATTCAGCACCTACAGCCAAGACACCCCTTGTCGAAGCGGGCGAACGTCTCCGCATTTGTGCGGCTCATTCGAAGAACGCTCTGCAAGACTCGAGAAGTTCTTTAACGAAGAGCTGGACGTGCACCCGTCCGTGCGGTCCGTCAGATCCGCCACACTGAGGGACGCCCTTAGCGGGCAGTTTGACAAATTAGTGGAGGAGAGGGAGGATAGTGGAGAGGACGACGAAGAGACGGGGTGTGTACTTAACGTGTACGACAGGGCATCCAAGCACGATGACCACCTCTGTTGGGGCGACCCCCCTCCTAACATCCCACGGGACGATGGTCcacaagacaagcaaacactcAAAACCCCACAAAACGACGATCAGAAAGACCAACCAACAGGTGATGTAACAATCAATTTGACCATCACATCTGCAGAACAAAAGACTGAGGAATCCTCGGGAAGTAACGCACAGGTCATTGGAAGTGGTGCCAAACTGTATGTTGCAACCGACCCTAGCAACCAACTTGGTGATATTAGCAAACCTAGCAACCAGAAAAATGATGTCGACCCTGGCAACCAACAAAATGATGTCAACCAGGAAAATGTTGGCCCTAGTAACCAGCAAAATGATGTCGACCAGGGAAACGCTGTAGGCCTGAGCAACCAGCAAAATAAGGTCGACCCTAGCAACCAACAAAATGATGTAGAGTCAAGCAACCAGCAAAATGAAGTCGACCTTAGCAACCAGCAAAGTAATGTCAACCAGATAAATGATGTCGGCTTTAGCAACCAGCAAAATGATGTTGACCCTAGCAACCAGCAAAATAATGTAAATTTTTGCGACGAACAACATGACAATGAAACTAGCATCAAGCCAAAGATAATAGAGCctacaaacagaaaaaaatga
- the LOC5510074 gene encoding BET1 homolog isoform X1: protein MRRTNIIDYYGNDNGMGQPQRSDQMLEEENDRLTESLSGKVKALKSLSIDIGHEVRTQNKLLQEMDDDFDTSGSLLSATMGRLSALTKKGHHKVMCYMILFCFFVFLVAWYFVRRR from the exons ATGAGACGGACAAACA TCATAGATTACTACGGGAACGACAACGGAATGGGACAACCACAAAGAAGCGATCAGATGCTAGAAGAAGAAAACGACAGACTTACAGAAAGCCTATCAGGAAAAGTGAAGGCCCTGAAATCG CTCTCAATTGATATTGGACATGAAGTTAGAACACAAAACAAGCTTTTGCAAGAAATG GATGATGACTTTGACACAAGTGGCTCCCTTTTATCTGCAACCATGGGAAGACTTTCTGCTCTCACTAAAAAAGGACATCACAAAGTCATGTGTTACATGATACTTTTctgtttctttgttttcttggtAGCATGGTACTTTGTTAGAAGAAGATGA
- the LOC5510075 gene encoding calmodulin-beta isoform X1 → MAELLSEDTIAEFKEAFLLFDKDGDGTITTKELGTVMRSLGQNPTEAELQDMINEVDADGNGIIDFPEFLTMMAKKMGEQDSDEEIREAFRVFDKDGNGFISAAELRHVMTNLGEKLTDEEVEEMIMEADIDGDGQVNYEEFVKMMSAK, encoded by the exons ATG GCAGAGTTGCTGTCCGAGGATACCATCGCAG AGTTCAAGGAAGCTTTCCTACTTTTTGATAAAGACGGAGATGGTACGATCACAACTAAAGAACTTGGTACAGTCATGAGGTCGCTTGGCCAGAATCCAACAGAAGCTGAGCTACAGGACATGATTAACGAGGTGGATGCTGATG GTAATGGAATCATCGACTTCCCGGAGTTTCTTACGATGATGGCAAAGAAGATGGGCGAGCAAGATAGTGACGAGGAGATCCGTGAAGCTTTCCGTGTTTTTGACAAAGACGGCAACGGTTTCATCAGCGCCGCGGAGCTCAGGCATGTCATGACTAACCTCGGCGAGAAACTCACCGATGAGGAGGTAGAGGAGATGATAATGGAAGCAGATATAGACGGTGATGGACAAGTCAATTACGAAG AATTTGTGAAAATGATGTCAGCTAAATGA